Proteins from a single region of Pseudomonas ekonensis:
- the rluD gene encoding 23S rRNA pseudouridine(1911/1915/1917) synthase RluD yields the protein MSDKIELRAEVPSELGGQRLDQVAAQLFAEHSRSRLSAWIKDGRLTVDGAVIRPRDIVHGGSVLELTAEQEAQGEWVAQDIELDIVYEDDDILVINKPAGLVVHPAAGHADGTLLNALLHHVPDIVNVPRAGIVHRLDKDTTGLMVVAKTIQAQTKLVAQLQSRTVSRIYECIVIGVVTAGGKINAPIGRHGQQRQRMAVMEGGKPAVSHYRVLERFRSHTHVRVKLETGRTHQIRVHMAHINFPLVGDPAYGGRFRIPPAASQTMVESLKHFPRQALHARFLELEHPTTGERMSWESPLPEDFVWLLTLLKQDREAFVG from the coding sequence ATGTCCGATAAAATTGAACTTCGCGCAGAGGTGCCGTCCGAACTGGGCGGCCAACGCCTCGATCAAGTCGCCGCCCAACTCTTCGCCGAGCACTCGCGCTCGCGCCTTTCCGCCTGGATCAAAGACGGCCGCCTGACCGTGGACGGCGCGGTCATCCGTCCGCGCGACATCGTTCACGGCGGCTCGGTGCTGGAGCTGACCGCCGAGCAGGAAGCCCAGGGCGAGTGGGTGGCCCAGGACATCGAGCTGGACATCGTCTATGAAGACGACGACATCCTGGTGATCAACAAGCCTGCCGGTCTGGTGGTGCACCCGGCCGCCGGCCACGCCGACGGCACGCTGCTCAACGCCCTGCTGCACCACGTGCCGGACATCGTCAACGTCCCGCGTGCCGGCATCGTGCACCGCCTGGACAAGGACACCACCGGCCTGATGGTGGTGGCCAAGACCATCCAGGCGCAGACCAAACTGGTCGCCCAGCTGCAGAGCCGCACCGTCAGCCGCATCTATGAATGCATCGTGATCGGCGTGGTGACCGCCGGCGGCAAGATCAACGCGCCGATCGGCCGCCACGGCCAGCAGCGCCAGCGCATGGCGGTGATGGAAGGCGGCAAGCCGGCCGTCAGCCACTACCGCGTGCTGGAGCGCTTCCGTTCCCACACCCACGTGCGGGTGAAGCTGGAGACCGGGCGCACCCACCAGATCCGCGTGCACATGGCGCACATCAACTTCCCGCTGGTCGGCGACCCGGCCTACGGCGGCCGTTTCCGCATTCCGCCGGCCGCGAGCCAGACCATGGTCGAGTCCCTCAAGCATTTTCCGCGTCAGGCCCTGCATGCGCGGTTCCTTGAGCTGGAACACCCGACCACCGGCGAGCGTATGA